A window from Triticum aestivum cultivar Chinese Spring chromosome 6D, IWGSC CS RefSeq v2.1, whole genome shotgun sequence encodes these proteins:
- the LOC123146448 gene encoding putative invertase inhibitor, whose protein sequence is MRRHCQALSCCLVVLLFFILVSSSSASTLEHMCKYIARTRKDIGYDYCIKFFQANKTSATADNRGLGVIATQISRAVASDTLKRIDTLLASEKDKKIHAPLSDCRVLYSAAVNLLKVAANLNAVVLDTYTCENGFRVLGVTSPLAAEDARFLKDCSIALIITSTFW, encoded by the coding sequence ATGAGGAGGCATTGCCAAGCTCTCTCATGCTGTCTCgtcgtcctcctcttcttcatcctcgtcTCGTCCAGCAGCGCTTCCACTCTAGAGCACATGTGCAAGTACATCGCCAGAACCCGCAAGGATATCGGCTACGACTACTGCATCAAGTTTTTCCAAGCCAACAAAACTAGCGCCACCGCCGACAACCGCGGCCTTGGCGTTATCGCCACGCAGATCAGCCGCGCAGTAGCCTCGGACACCCTCAAGCGAATCGACACACTCCTGGCTTCGGAGAAGGACAAGAAGATCCATGCGCCCCTCTCTGACTGCCGCGTGCTGTACTCAGCCGCGGTGAACTTGCTCAAGGTGGCGGCGAACCTCAACGCCGTGGTATTGGACACCTACACCTGTGAGAATGGGTTCCGCGTGCTAGGCGTGACTTCACCACTGGCCGCGGAGGACGCCAGGTTCCTTAAGGACTGCTCCATCGCTCTCATTATAACGAGCACGTTCTGGTAG